One region of Primulina tabacum isolate GXHZ01 chromosome 17, ASM2559414v2, whole genome shotgun sequence genomic DNA includes:
- the LOC142530358 gene encoding LOW QUALITY PROTEIN: putative pentatricopeptide repeat-containing protein At5g37570 (The sequence of the model RefSeq protein was modified relative to this genomic sequence to represent the inferred CDS: deleted 1 base in 1 codon) — protein sequence MLLGNPSSAVLPLLKACKTIKDLNQVHSHIIRRGYDQDHFLITLFISLCTSITPTNLSYPTSLFVCVSDPNIYLWNTMMKAQCESISLNDCFLFFRRMRRALNVAPDEYTFTSLIKGCVRNLGLREGRVVHGVVLRCGSEGDVFVGSSLIDLYGKCGEIECACKLFDGMRTKNKVSWTAMMTGYLNFGNLGAARRVFDKMPKRNEVAWNSMIKGLVKFGDLNGARKLFDMMPSKDEVSFTTLIDGYAKAGDMAAARALFDKLPEKDLVSWSALISGYVQNGKPGAAMNVFGEILSAGVKPDEFIMVSLMSACSQLGSLELAKWIESYMSNGSFDFKRPHVAAALVDMNAKCGNMERATYLFEEMPRHDLISFCSMIQGLTTHGSGAQAVLLFDRMLDEGIRPDAVAFTVILTACTRAGLVDDGCRYFDLMIREYSISPSPDHYACMVGILGKSGKLKAAYELVRSMPVESHAGAWGALLGACRLHCDIDLGQDVARRLFEFEPQSAGNYVLLSHMYAEADRWLDIFHLRDKMRDKGVQKVPGYSYLEPVTPV from the exons ATGCTCCTGGGAAACCCATCGTCAGCTGTGTTACCCCTTCTGAAAGCCTGCAAGACGATCAAAGATCTCAACCAGGTTCATTCCCACATCATCCGTAGAGGTTACGATCAAgatcatttcttaatcaccttgTTCATTTCTCTCTGCACCAGCATAACGCCCACTAATCTCTCTTATCCCACCAGCCTTTTCGTCTGCGTTTCCGATCCAAATATTTACCTCTGGAACACCATGATGAAAGCGCAGTGTGAGAGTATTTCCCTTAATGATTGTTTTTTGTTCTTTAGAAGGATGAGAAGGGCTTTAAATGTGGCTCCGGATGAATATACATTTACTTCTTTGATTAAGGGATGTGTTAGAAATTTGGGTCTCAGGGAGGGGAGGGTTGTTCACGGGGTGGTGTTGAGGTGTGGAAGTGAAGGCGATGTGTTTGTTGGGTCCAGCTTGATCGATTTGTATGGAAAATGTGGGGAGATTGAATGTGCTTGTAAGTTGTTTGATGGAATGCGTACAAAAAACAAGGTTTCTTGGACTGCGATGATGACAGGTTATTTGAATTTTGGGAACCTGGGAGCTGCAAGAcgtgtgtttgataaaatgccaaAGCGGAATGAGGTGGCTTGGAACTCGATGATTAAGGGGTTGGTGAAGTTTGGTGATTTAAATGGTGCAAGAAAGCTTTTCGACATGATGCCTTCCAAGGATGAGGTTTCATTTACAACTTTAATTGATGGATATGCCAAAGCGGGTGATATGGCAGCTGCAAGGGCGTTGTTCGATAAGTTGCCTGAGAAGGATTTGGTTTCATGGTCTGCTTTGATCTCAGGGTATGTACAGAATGGAAAGCCTGGTGCGGCCAtgaatgtttttggtgaaatttTGTCCGCTGGTGTGAAACCTGATGAATTTATAATGGTGAGCTTAATGTCTGCTTGTTCCCAATTGGGGTCCTTGGAGCTAGCAAAATGGATTGAATCATATATGAGCAATGGTTCCTTTGACTTTAAAAGACCTCATGTTGCTGCAGCTCTTGTTGATATGAATGCAAAATGTGGGAATATGGAGAGAGCAACTTATTTGTTCGAGGAGATGCCTAGACATGACCTGATTTCTTTTTGTTCCATGATACAGGGATTGACCACTCACGGTAGTGGTGCTCAAGCAGTGCTA CTGTTCGACAGGATGTTGGATGAAGGCATAAGACCTGATGCCGTGGCCTTCACCGTTATCTTGACAGCTTGCACTCGTGCTGGCCTTGTTGATGATGGATGCCGTTACTTTGACCTGATGATTCGAGAATATTCTATTAGTCCATCTCCCGATCATTATGCGTGTATGGTCGGCATTCTTGGAAAATCAGGAAAGCTCAAGGCTGCTTACGAGCTCGTACGGTCAATGCCGGTTGAGTCTCATGCTGGTGCGTGGGGTGCTCTTCTTGGGGCTTGCAGGCTGCATTGTGATATTGATTTAGGTCAGGACGTAGCCCGTAGACTTTTTGAGTTTGAGCCTCAGAGTGCTGGTAACTACGTGCTTTTGTCCCACATGTATGCAGAAGCTGATAGATGGTTGGATATATTTCATTTGAGAGACAAAATGAGAGACAAAGGAGTTCAAAAAGTTCCTGGTTACAGTTATTTGGAGCCAGTTACCCCAGTTTGA